The Streptomyces sp. CC0208 genome window below encodes:
- a CDS encoding aldo/keto reductase, whose amino-acid sequence MQYIKLGTTGLDVSPIAIGAMTYGEPDRGHPVWSKGEQEARPLIKHALDAGINFFDTANMYSNGSSEEILGRALKDFADRDAVVIATKLRHPMRLGPNGRGLSRKAVMTEVDHSLRRLGTDYIDLYQIHRNDHSTPWEETLEALSDLVKAGKVRYLGASSMHAWEFAKALNLQKQNGWARFVSMQNHYNLLAREEEREMIPLCLDEGVGTIIWSPLARGRLARGWDDARSTARSETDGAYADLLYSPAEEVSNHAIIDAVGQVADAHGASRAQIALAWLRRQPVVTAPLVGAGSIRQIDEAVASLDIELADDEVRALESPYTPRYDWQGVSDEAEMEAIRQRVPGMALA is encoded by the coding sequence ATGCAATACATCAAGCTCGGCACGACCGGCCTCGACGTGTCGCCCATCGCCATCGGCGCGATGACCTACGGCGAGCCCGACCGGGGCCACCCCGTCTGGTCGAAGGGCGAACAGGAGGCACGGCCGCTGATCAAGCACGCCCTGGACGCGGGCATCAACTTCTTCGACACCGCCAACATGTACTCGAACGGTTCCAGCGAGGAGATCCTCGGCCGCGCACTCAAGGACTTCGCCGACCGCGACGCCGTGGTGATCGCAACGAAGCTCCGCCATCCGATGCGGCTGGGACCCAACGGACGGGGACTGTCGCGCAAGGCGGTCATGACCGAGGTCGATCATTCGCTGCGCCGCCTGGGCACCGACTACATCGACCTCTACCAGATCCACCGCAACGACCACAGCACTCCGTGGGAGGAGACGCTGGAGGCGCTCAGCGACCTTGTGAAGGCGGGCAAGGTCCGTTATCTCGGCGCCTCGTCCATGCACGCATGGGAGTTCGCGAAGGCGCTCAACCTGCAGAAGCAGAACGGCTGGGCACGGTTCGTGTCCATGCAGAACCACTACAACCTGCTCGCCCGTGAGGAGGAGCGGGAGATGATCCCGCTGTGCCTGGACGAGGGCGTCGGCACGATCATCTGGTCGCCGCTGGCCCGCGGCCGCCTCGCCCGGGGCTGGGACGACGCCCGCTCGACGGCGCGCTCCGAGACCGACGGAGCCTACGCGGACCTGCTGTACTCGCCCGCGGAAGAGGTGTCCAACCACGCGATCATCGACGCGGTCGGACAGGTCGCGGACGCCCACGGCGCAAGCCGCGCACAGATCGCGCTCGCCTGGCTGCGTCGTCAGCCGGTCGTCACCGCGCCGCTGGTCGGCGCCGGCTCGATCCGGCAGATCGACGAAGCCGTGGCCTCCCTCGACATCGAGCTCGCTGATGACGAGGTGCGCGCCCTGGAGTCGCCGTACACCCCCCGATACGACTGGCAGGGCGTCTCCGACGAGGCCGAGATGGAGGCCATCCGGCAGCGCGTCCCCGGCATGGCTCTGGCATGA
- a CDS encoding TetR/AcrR family transcriptional regulator: MARSDAVENRARILAAAREALTADGSTSMNQIAQRAGVGAGTLYRNFPTREALVLAVYQDEVTRIVDTVPGLLAKMPPLEALRHWTTDLVEAMRRKHGLGDALSPGAHQAISEQSYGPVVAAITELLDAGKKDGSIRVDADPGDFLQLTGALWRAASTPQDRAPHMLALILDGLRTHR; encoded by the coding sequence GTGGCCCGTTCAGACGCCGTTGAGAACAGAGCGCGCATCCTCGCTGCCGCCCGCGAAGCGCTCACAGCGGACGGCAGCACGTCGATGAACCAGATCGCCCAGCGCGCAGGGGTCGGCGCCGGCACCCTGTACCGCAACTTCCCCACGCGCGAAGCGCTGGTCCTGGCCGTCTACCAGGACGAGGTCACACGCATCGTCGACACCGTCCCCGGACTGCTGGCGAAGATGCCGCCGCTGGAAGCGCTCCGCCACTGGACGACCGACCTCGTCGAGGCCATGCGCAGAAAGCACGGCCTCGGGGACGCCCTCAGCCCGGGTGCACACCAGGCGATCAGCGAGCAGAGCTACGGCCCCGTCGTCGCCGCCATCACCGAACTCCTCGACGCCGGCAAGAAGGACGGAAGCATCCGCGTGGACGCCGACCCAGGCGACTTCCTCCAACTCACCGGCGCGCTCTGGCGCGCCGCGTCCACCCCGCAGGACCGCGCTCCCCACATGCTCGCGCTCATCCTCGACGGACTCCGCACGCACCGGTAG
- a CDS encoding YihY/virulence factor BrkB family protein produces the protein MVRTLKRHGRHGGHSDADREVEAGRGTGAGPDEQVERQSPDTPTDLPKSSWGAILKGTLKEFKRDELTDRAAALTYYGILALFPALLALISLLGIAGHSATQKVLDNIQKLAPGAARDVLSSAVKQMQGNAGIGSIMAIVGLVLAVWSASGYVAAFIRSANAVYDVPEGRPVWKVLPVRVGVTVVLLILAVISALIVVFTGSLAQQLGTTLGIGDTFLTVWSIAKWPVLVLLVTTMIAILYWATPNAKVRGFRWITPGSLLALVIWMIVSAGFALYVANFASYNKTYGTFAGVIIFLVWLWITNLAILLGLEFDAEMHRQRVVAGGHPADQEPYVQPRDTRKWDEEDRRRLES, from the coding sequence ATGGTACGGACATTGAAACGGCATGGAAGGCACGGCGGGCACAGCGATGCCGACCGCGAGGTCGAGGCTGGTCGGGGGACGGGCGCCGGACCGGATGAGCAGGTGGAGCGGCAGTCACCGGACACCCCGACTGACCTGCCTAAAAGCTCCTGGGGGGCAATACTGAAAGGCACTCTGAAGGAGTTCAAGAGAGATGAGCTGACCGACCGGGCCGCAGCGCTGACCTACTACGGAATCCTGGCGCTGTTCCCGGCCCTGCTGGCCCTGATCTCGCTGCTTGGGATCGCCGGCCACTCGGCGACACAGAAGGTGCTGGACAACATACAGAAACTCGCCCCGGGCGCGGCCCGCGACGTGCTCAGCAGCGCGGTGAAGCAGATGCAGGGCAACGCCGGGATCGGCTCGATCATGGCGATCGTAGGCCTCGTCCTCGCGGTGTGGTCGGCCTCCGGCTATGTCGCCGCGTTCATCCGCAGCGCGAACGCGGTCTACGACGTCCCCGAGGGGCGCCCGGTGTGGAAGGTGCTGCCGGTCCGGGTCGGTGTGACCGTCGTGCTCCTGATCCTGGCCGTGATCAGCGCGCTGATCGTCGTCTTCACCGGCAGCCTGGCACAGCAGCTGGGTACCACGCTGGGCATCGGGGACACGTTCTTGACGGTGTGGTCCATCGCCAAGTGGCCGGTGCTCGTGCTCCTGGTCACCACCATGATCGCGATCCTTTACTGGGCGACTCCGAACGCCAAGGTCCGCGGCTTCCGCTGGATCACACCGGGCAGTCTGCTGGCTCTGGTGATCTGGATGATCGTCTCCGCCGGCTTCGCGCTGTACGTGGCGAACTTCGCCTCGTACAACAAGACCTACGGCACGTTCGCCGGCGTGATCATCTTCCTGGTGTGGCTGTGGATCACGAACCTGGCGATCCTGCTCGGCCTGGAGTTCGACGCCGAGATGCACCGCCAGCGCGTCGTCGCGGGCGGCCATCCAGCCGACCAGGAGCCGTATGTCCAGCCGCGCGACACCCGCAAGTGGGACGAGGAGGACCGCCGCCGCCTCGAGTCATGA
- a CDS encoding phage holin family protein, translated as MTAEGSHRTGGAAQEPVGDLVQRASQQLSQLVRDEMRLAQAEMTQKGKRFGKGGGLFGGAGLMGVLTLQALVATAIAALSLVLDVWAAALIVTAALAVVTAVMALLGKQQISKASPPAPEQTMDSVKADVAEIREKAQR; from the coding sequence ATGACAGCTGAAGGCTCCCACCGCACCGGCGGTGCGGCGCAAGAACCGGTCGGCGACCTGGTCCAGCGCGCCTCCCAGCAGTTGTCCCAGCTGGTCCGCGACGAAATGCGCCTGGCGCAGGCGGAGATGACCCAGAAGGGCAAGCGGTTCGGCAAGGGCGGCGGCCTGTTCGGCGGCGCCGGCCTGATGGGTGTCCTCACCCTGCAGGCACTGGTGGCGACCGCGATCGCCGCGCTGTCGCTCGTCCTGGACGTGTGGGCGGCGGCGCTGATCGTCACCGCCGCCCTGGCCGTCGTCACCGCGGTGATGGCGCTGCTGGGCAAGCAGCAGATCAGCAAGGCATCCCCACCGGCGCCGGAACAGACCATGGACAGCGTCAAGGCCGACGTGGCCGAGATCAGGGAGAAGGCACAGCGATGA
- a CDS encoding DUF3618 domain-containing protein, which translates to MTPDNPHSGDEAASSPEELREQVESTRQELGETVEALAARTDVKTRAHEATTAVKQQVAQRTTQVRTQLRDKATHAAHVVQDKTPEPVRTKAAAASEQVRQTAVHAGQLAREKAPEPVREKAGQGMQAARANRVPLLVTAGALVAVLSIRRLRRHR; encoded by the coding sequence ATGACCCCGGACAACCCGCACAGCGGCGATGAGGCAGCATCCTCCCCGGAGGAACTGCGTGAACAGGTGGAGTCGACCCGCCAGGAGCTCGGCGAGACCGTCGAGGCGCTGGCGGCCAGGACCGACGTGAAGACACGAGCCCACGAGGCGACGACCGCCGTCAAACAGCAGGTCGCGCAGAGGACGACACAAGTCAGGACCCAGCTGCGGGACAAGGCGACGCACGCGGCCCACGTGGTGCAGGACAAGACGCCGGAGCCGGTGCGGACGAAAGCCGCCGCCGCTTCCGAGCAGGTCCGACAGACAGCAGTACATGCCGGTCAGCTCGCCCGGGAGAAGGCTCCTGAGCCGGTACGCGAGAAGGCCGGCCAGGGCATGCAGGCAGCACGGGCCAACCGCGTCCCGCTGCTCGTCACGGCCGGCGCACTCGTCGCGGTGCTGTCCATCCGCCGCCTCAGGAGGCACCGATGA
- a CDS encoding DUF4235 domain-containing protein, with the protein MKASKLAYKPVGMAMGAVSGVVAGSVFKQVWKKLGHEEDAPDATDEQRTWREVLTAAVLQGAIFAGVKAAVDRSGATATRRLTGTWPG; encoded by the coding sequence ATGAAGGCCTCCAAACTCGCCTACAAGCCGGTGGGCATGGCCATGGGCGCCGTCAGCGGCGTGGTGGCCGGTTCGGTGTTCAAACAGGTCTGGAAGAAACTCGGACACGAGGAGGACGCCCCCGACGCCACCGACGAGCAGCGCACCTGGCGCGAGGTACTGACCGCAGCCGTCCTGCAGGGCGCGATCTTCGCCGGGGTGAAAGCCGCCGTCGACCGCAGCGGCGCCACCGCCACCCGCCGGCTGACCGGCACCTGGCCCGGCTGA
- a CDS encoding dihydrofolate reductase family protein: MRKIIVCTFLTLDGVMQAPGGPDEDAESGFEHGGWQRPVTDDEVGAAIADWYEPSDAMLLGRKTYDIFASYWPTADPDNPFTARMNSMHKYVASRTLTSLEWQNSTLLEGDVVDAVRTLKTTDGGDINVVGSGDLAQTLMQHSLVDEYRLTIHPVIIGTGKRLFADGAIPTALEPVSVSTTKSGTIVGVYRPNGAPRYDSY; this comes from the coding sequence ATGCGCAAGATCATTGTTTGTACGTTCCTGACACTGGACGGTGTCATGCAGGCGCCTGGCGGTCCGGACGAGGACGCCGAGAGCGGCTTCGAGCACGGCGGCTGGCAGAGGCCGGTGACCGACGACGAGGTCGGCGCGGCCATCGCCGACTGGTACGAGCCCTCCGACGCGATGCTGCTCGGCCGCAAGACGTACGACATCTTCGCGTCGTACTGGCCGACCGCCGATCCCGACAACCCGTTCACCGCTCGGATGAACAGCATGCACAAGTACGTGGCGTCCCGGACCCTGACGTCCCTCGAGTGGCAGAACTCCACACTGCTGGAGGGCGACGTCGTCGACGCCGTTCGCACACTGAAAACCACCGACGGAGGCGACATCAACGTCGTCGGCAGCGGCGACCTCGCCCAGACCCTCATGCAGCACAGCCTCGTCGACGAATACCGGCTGACCATCCATCCGGTGATCATCGGCACCGGCAAGCGGCTGTTCGCCGACGGAGCGATCCCCACGGCGCTGGAGCCGGTCAGCGTCTCGACGACCAAGAGCGGCACCATCGTCGGTGTCTACCGGCCGAACGGCGCGCCCCGTTACGACAGCTACTAG
- a CDS encoding FCD domain-containing protein: MDDTPAIEAALPAQVLPAAPAAVNGTDERRGYRPGYEIVAERILEYIAEERLAPGDRLPTEIDLAQMLSTSRAVVREAVKILSALGRIRAHKGRGLFVADDEGMLVTSRWGGFFRPVDIDHVLMLFEFRRVQEMSASSLAATRATPSELRTIEVAMEQCRHGFVHGQVDVFNQADEDFHAAVSAASHNTFLVSAVRDARRLQRQSSAIGIHDTLGENTGAAVEEHEAIYRAIRDGRPDEAAEATAAHLDRTLEDYRREIQRRLFG, translated from the coding sequence ATGGACGACACGCCAGCGATCGAAGCGGCCTTGCCTGCTCAGGTCCTTCCCGCTGCGCCTGCGGCAGTGAACGGCACGGACGAGCGGCGCGGCTACCGTCCCGGGTACGAGATCGTGGCGGAGCGGATCCTCGAGTACATCGCCGAGGAGCGGCTGGCGCCAGGTGACCGGCTCCCCACGGAGATCGACCTGGCCCAGATGCTGAGCACCAGCAGGGCGGTGGTGCGGGAAGCCGTGAAGATCCTCTCGGCACTGGGCCGGATACGGGCCCACAAGGGGAGGGGTCTCTTCGTCGCGGACGACGAAGGCATGCTCGTCACCAGCCGTTGGGGCGGCTTCTTCCGTCCCGTCGACATCGACCACGTGCTGATGCTGTTCGAGTTCCGCAGGGTCCAGGAGATGTCAGCCAGCAGTCTGGCGGCCACCCGCGCCACTCCTTCGGAACTGCGCACCATCGAGGTGGCCATGGAGCAGTGCCGGCACGGGTTCGTGCACGGCCAGGTCGACGTGTTCAACCAGGCGGACGAAGACTTCCACGCGGCCGTGTCCGCGGCGTCGCACAACACCTTCCTCGTGAGCGCCGTGCGGGACGCGCGACGTCTGCAGCGGCAGTCCAGCGCCATCGGTATCCATGACACGCTCGGCGAGAACACCGGGGCGGCGGTCGAGGAACACGAGGCCATCTACCGGGCCATTCGCGACGGCCGACCCGACGAGGCGGCCGAGGCCACGGCGGCACATCTCGACCGGACACTCGAGGACTACCGGCGGGAGATCCAGCGACGCCTGTTCGGATAG
- a CDS encoding RICIN domain-containing protein, whose amino-acid sequence MRPARLIVGLLQTLLVATAVVLPAQTAHAADTSFYVDPANGSDSNSGTSTAAAFKTIAKARDAVRAVNSAMSGDIVVNLRGGTYPLTSPVDFTTADSGTNGHNVIYQAYGSETPVVSSAKTITGWTSAGNGQYKASVGSLDFRQLYVNGVRATRARYPDVGSNFQLQASDKTAKVLKVLSSQVANWNHFDRVEMVLQLQWAENYLRLKSYTNSGGMANISLQDHEAGILFQRPYPLLSNGSPLHFENAHEFLTEPGEFYLDRDAQTLYYLPRPGETMTSATVQVPTLQTLFNINGDSLGSPVHNLQFSGITFTQTNWTEASDNGLLNGQGGNYNISADPTNKQYVNRPPAGVHAANADNLSFTGDTFTQMGSTALDLHHGVHNSAVTGNVVQDIAGNGIMVGKFSDPDVEYHTVYNPPTSPAGEDAREVVSGVTVTNNLINRTGQDYYGTAGINAGFVHGTTIDHNDISDSPWAAISLGWGWQSAANAEGDNSVSYNRIGNVMNQLCDAAAIYHLSNDPGTVINNNYIHDVVRTPTACSSAVAGIYLDEGSSNMTVANNVLSHTDNFINRNANGPNVTLSNNTTTGTAVIQASGLQSAYRGLPAKVNLAYGKSATASSVFNSGWAPPKANDNDPTTGWSPTGSDTSAWWQVDLGSTYRLGQFSFTTRQDIDQPETRSNFEIRGSNDAGFADYTVLGRQDSATLPYTSTLTSKIDARQKFRYVRVAKTDGSYFYIDDFSVQQAGTALENSGTAPSFNPSANYTIKNVNSGLLADVYQAATTDDTAVIQWQANSGTNQQWNIVRVSGNLYKIVNRNSGKVLDVRNGSHGKGAAAVQYTYNAGNNQLWYFESAGSGYVIRNFETKQALEVSGGSTTNGAALDQWTPLNQTNQLWTIQ is encoded by the coding sequence GTGAGACCCGCACGACTCATCGTGGGACTGCTGCAGACGTTGCTGGTGGCAACAGCCGTCGTCCTGCCCGCACAGACGGCGCACGCCGCCGACACCAGCTTCTACGTGGACCCCGCCAACGGCAGTGACAGCAATTCGGGAACCAGTACGGCAGCGGCCTTCAAGACGATCGCAAAGGCTCGCGACGCGGTCCGCGCGGTGAACTCGGCCATGTCCGGGGACATCGTCGTGAACCTGCGCGGCGGCACGTACCCCCTCACCAGCCCGGTCGACTTCACCACCGCCGACTCGGGCACCAACGGTCACAACGTCATCTACCAGGCATACGGCTCCGAGACCCCGGTCGTGTCCAGCGCCAAGACCATCACCGGCTGGACGTCGGCCGGCAACGGCCAGTACAAGGCATCGGTCGGCAGCCTCGACTTCCGGCAGCTGTACGTCAACGGTGTGCGCGCCACCCGCGCCCGCTACCCGGACGTCGGTTCCAACTTCCAGCTCCAGGCGAGTGACAAGACGGCCAAGGTTCTGAAGGTTCTCAGTTCCCAGGTGGCGAACTGGAACCACTTCGACCGGGTCGAGATGGTGCTGCAGCTGCAGTGGGCCGAGAACTACCTGCGGCTGAAGTCGTACACCAACAGCGGTGGCATGGCGAACATCTCGCTCCAGGACCACGAGGCCGGCATCCTCTTCCAGCGGCCGTATCCGCTGCTGTCCAACGGCTCTCCCCTGCACTTCGAGAACGCCCATGAATTCCTCACCGAGCCGGGCGAGTTCTACCTCGACAGGGACGCGCAGACGCTTTACTACCTCCCCCGGCCCGGGGAGACCATGACGTCGGCCACCGTGCAGGTCCCGACACTGCAGACCCTCTTCAACATCAATGGCGACAGCCTCGGCTCCCCTGTCCACAACCTGCAGTTCTCCGGCATCACCTTCACCCAGACCAACTGGACCGAGGCCAGTGACAACGGCCTGCTCAACGGCCAGGGCGGCAACTACAACATCTCCGCGGACCCCACCAACAAGCAGTACGTCAACCGCCCGCCGGCCGGTGTCCACGCCGCGAACGCCGACAACCTGTCCTTCACCGGCGACACTTTCACCCAGATGGGCTCGACCGCCCTGGACCTGCACCACGGCGTCCACAACTCCGCCGTCACCGGCAACGTCGTCCAGGACATCGCGGGCAACGGGATCATGGTGGGCAAGTTCTCGGACCCCGACGTCGAGTACCACACCGTATACAACCCGCCCACCTCACCCGCGGGCGAGGACGCACGCGAGGTCGTCAGCGGTGTCACCGTCACCAACAACCTGATCAACCGCACCGGTCAGGACTACTACGGCACCGCCGGCATCAACGCGGGCTTCGTGCACGGCACCACCATCGACCACAACGACATCTCCGACTCCCCGTGGGCCGCGATCTCCCTGGGCTGGGGCTGGCAGTCGGCCGCCAACGCGGAGGGCGACAACTCCGTCAGCTACAACCGCATCGGCAACGTGATGAACCAACTGTGCGACGCGGCAGCCATCTACCACCTCTCCAACGACCCCGGCACAGTGATCAACAACAACTACATCCACGATGTGGTCCGCACGCCCACCGCGTGTTCCTCGGCCGTCGCCGGCATCTATCTCGACGAGGGCTCGAGCAACATGACGGTGGCGAACAACGTCCTGTCGCACACGGACAACTTCATCAACCGCAACGCCAACGGCCCCAACGTCACCCTCTCCAACAACACGACCACCGGAACCGCGGTCATACAGGCCTCGGGTCTGCAGTCGGCCTACCGCGGACTGCCGGCGAAGGTCAATCTCGCCTACGGCAAGTCGGCCACCGCGTCCTCCGTCTTCAACTCCGGCTGGGCGCCGCCCAAGGCCAATGACAACGACCCGACGACCGGCTGGTCCCCCACGGGGAGCGACACCTCGGCCTGGTGGCAGGTCGACCTCGGCAGCACTTACCGACTCGGCCAGTTCTCCTTCACCACCCGCCAGGACATCGACCAGCCGGAAACCCGCAGCAACTTCGAGATACGCGGCTCCAACGACGCCGGCTTCGCCGACTACACGGTGCTGGGACGCCAGGACAGCGCCACCCTCCCGTACACCTCGACGCTGACGTCCAAGATCGACGCTCGGCAGAAGTTCCGGTACGTGCGAGTCGCGAAGACCGACGGCAGCTACTTCTACATCGACGACTTCAGCGTGCAGCAGGCCGGCACCGCGCTGGAGAACTCGGGCACCGCCCCGTCCTTCAACCCGTCGGCGAACTACACGATCAAGAACGTCAACAGCGGTCTGCTTGCCGACGTCTATCAGGCTGCGACCACGGACGACACCGCCGTGATCCAGTGGCAGGCCAACTCGGGCACCAACCAGCAGTGGAACATCGTGCGGGTCAGCGGAAACCTCTACAAGATCGTCAATCGCAACAGCGGCAAGGTCCTGGATGTCCGCAACGGCTCCCACGGCAAGGGTGCGGCGGCCGTCCAGTACACCTACAACGCCGGCAACAACCAGCTCTGGTACTTCGAGTCGGCCGGCAGCGGCTACGTCATCCGCAACTTCGAGACCAAGCAGGCCTTGGAGGTCTCAGGCGGCTCGACCACCAACGGTGCAGCGCTCGACCAGTGGACACCGCTGAACCAGACCAACCAGCTCTGGACGATTCAGTGA